One window of the Devosia sp. 2618 genome contains the following:
- a CDS encoding metal ABC transporter permease has product MIEHLLLPFNYHYMINAMWVSALVGGVCAFLSAYLMLKGWSLIGDALSHSIVPGVAGAYMLGLPFSIGAFFSGGLAAAAMLFLTQRTKLKEDAVIGLIFTAFFGLGLFMISLSPTSVNIQTIVMGNILAVTPEDTLQLVIISVVTLVVMFFIWKDLMVTFFDESHARSIGLNPPLLRGIFFTLLAACTVAAMQTVGAFLVIAMVVTPGATAYLLTDRFSRLILIAIAVGTLSSLFGAYISFFLDGATGGVIVVLQTIVFLLAFFFAPKHGLLAARRRAAVEIAK; this is encoded by the coding sequence ATGATCGAACACCTGCTGCTGCCGTTCAACTACCACTACATGATCAACGCCATGTGGGTTTCCGCCCTTGTCGGCGGGGTCTGCGCGTTTCTGTCGGCCTATCTCATGCTCAAGGGCTGGTCGCTGATCGGGGATGCGCTGTCGCACTCCATCGTCCCCGGCGTTGCCGGGGCCTATATGCTGGGCTTGCCCTTTTCCATCGGCGCGTTCTTTTCGGGCGGGCTGGCGGCGGCGGCCATGCTGTTTCTGACCCAGCGCACCAAGCTCAAGGAAGACGCCGTCATCGGGCTGATCTTTACCGCCTTTTTCGGGCTGGGTCTGTTCATGATTTCGCTGTCGCCGACCTCGGTCAACATCCAGACCATCGTCATGGGCAATATCCTGGCGGTGACGCCCGAGGATACACTGCAGCTGGTGATCATTTCGGTAGTGACGCTGGTCGTGATGTTCTTCATCTGGAAGGACCTGATGGTCACGTTCTTTGATGAAAGCCATGCCCGCTCCATCGGGCTCAATCCGCCGCTGCTGCGCGGCATCTTCTTTACGCTGCTCGCTGCTTGCACCGTTGCGGCGATGCAGACGGTGGGCGCCTTCCTCGTGATAGCCATGGTGGTGACACCCGGCGCGACAGCATACCTCCTCACCGACCGCTTCTCGCGGTTGATCCTGATCGCCATTGCCGTGGGCACGCTGTCCTCGCTGTTTGGCGCCTATATCTCGTTCTTCCTTGATGGCGCAACGGGCGGAGTGATCGTGGTGCTGCAAACCATCGTGTTCCTCCTCGCTTTCTTTTTCGCCCCCAAGCATGGATTGCTGGCAGCCCGTCGCCGCGCTGCCGTGGAGATCGCCAAATGA
- a CDS encoding metal ABC transporter permease — protein sequence MSEFLIYALWPFHFPFMTSAMAIAVMVAIPTALLSCFLVLKGWSLMGDAISHAVLPGVVLAYIVGLPLGIGAFAAGMGCALSVGYLKENSRIKEDTVMGVVFAGLFGLGIVLYTSIQTDVHLDHILFGDILGVSTGDLIQTGIIALVVTAIVLAKWRDLLLFTFDPQQAGAIGLPVRVLHYGLLALLSLTIVAALTAVGIVLVIALLVAPGAIAYLISKRFAPMMLIAVAVSVLSSLVGIYASFFIDSAPAPTIVLLMSATFIVTFIVTTRRKPAVVAAA from the coding sequence ATGAGCGAGTTTTTGATCTACGCGCTGTGGCCGTTCCACTTTCCATTCATGACATCGGCCATGGCGATTGCCGTGATGGTGGCCATTCCGACGGCTCTGCTCTCGTGCTTCCTCGTGCTCAAAGGCTGGTCGCTGATGGGCGACGCCATCTCCCATGCCGTGCTGCCCGGCGTAGTGCTGGCCTATATCGTCGGCCTGCCGCTCGGCATCGGGGCGTTCGCGGCCGGTATGGGTTGTGCGCTCTCGGTGGGCTATCTCAAGGAAAACAGCCGCATCAAGGAAGACACCGTGATGGGCGTGGTGTTTGCCGGGCTGTTTGGCCTGGGCATCGTGCTCTACACGTCGATCCAGACCGATGTGCATCTCGACCATATTCTGTTCGGTGACATTCTGGGCGTCAGCACGGGCGATCTGATCCAGACGGGCATTATCGCCCTGGTGGTAACCGCCATCGTGCTCGCCAAATGGCGCGATCTGCTGCTCTTCACCTTCGATCCGCAGCAGGCAGGCGCAATCGGTCTGCCAGTGCGGGTGCTGCATTATGGGCTGCTGGCGCTGTTGTCGCTGACCATCGTCGCGGCGCTGACGGCGGTTGGTATCGTGTTGGTCATTGCGCTCCTGGTCGCGCCCGGCGCTATCGCCTATCTCATCTCCAAGCGCTTTGCGCCGATGATGCTGATTGCGGTTGCGGTCTCGGTGCTGAGTTCGCTGGTCGGCATCTATGCCAGCTTTTTCATCGACAGCGCTCCAGCCCCAACCATCGTGCTGCTGATGAGCGCGACGTTCATCGTGACGTTTATCGTGACCACCCGGCGGAAGCCGGCTGTGGTGGCTGCTGCCTGA
- a CDS encoding DUF2793 domain-containing protein encodes MDHTPRLTLPFIMPSQAQKHVTHNQAIQTLDALVQPVVENRTITTPPTTPLEGEAYLVPSGATGAWSGHTNEIAAYQSGAWSYLDPAEGWQVYVKANKTHYVFDTGAWVPVASLGAGLVRLGINTTADTTNRLAVAAAATLLNHAGNGHQVKINKATVSDTASLLYQSNFSGRAEMGLAGDDNWRLKVSADGTAWINALTVNASTGATTVAATFRPATDNAMTLGGSGARWSAVWAATGTIQTSDARQKTDIAPSDLGLDFVLALNPVKYRWAVGGNEDGAARAGRRTHYGLLAQEVLAALGGRDFAGHVLADAGDAESEQGLRYEAFIAPLIAAVQELARRVEVLEKGKDTPT; translated from the coding sequence ATGGACCATACGCCCCGCCTCACCCTGCCCTTCATCATGCCGAGCCAGGCGCAAAAGCATGTGACGCATAACCAGGCCATCCAAACCCTCGACGCGCTGGTGCAACCTGTCGTCGAAAACCGGACAATCACCACGCCACCCACGACGCCGCTCGAGGGCGAGGCCTATCTCGTGCCCTCCGGCGCGACGGGCGCGTGGTCGGGCCACACCAACGAGATCGCAGCCTACCAATCGGGCGCGTGGAGCTACCTCGATCCGGCCGAAGGCTGGCAGGTCTATGTCAAAGCCAACAAGACCCATTACGTGTTCGATACCGGCGCCTGGGTGCCGGTGGCGTCGCTGGGCGCAGGCCTAGTGCGCCTTGGCATTAACACCACGGCCGACACCACCAACCGACTGGCAGTCGCCGCCGCCGCGACTTTGCTCAACCACGCGGGCAACGGGCATCAGGTCAAGATCAACAAGGCGACGGTCAGCGATACGGCGAGCCTGCTCTATCAGAGCAATTTCTCCGGCCGCGCCGAAATGGGTCTGGCGGGCGACGACAATTGGCGGCTCAAGGTCAGCGCGGATGGCACGGCCTGGATCAACGCACTGACGGTCAATGCGTCAACCGGCGCAACGACGGTCGCGGCAACATTCCGCCCGGCTACGGACAATGCCATGACACTGGGTGGATCGGGTGCACGCTGGTCGGCGGTGTGGGCGGCGACCGGGACGATCCAGACGTCGGATGCACGGCAAAAGACCGACATTGCGCCGTCCGATCTCGGGCTGGATTTTGTCCTGGCGCTCAACCCGGTGAAATATCGCTGGGCGGTCGGCGGCAACGAGGATGGTGCGGCGCGTGCGGGTCGCCGCACGCATTATGGGTTGCTGGCGCAGGAGGTGTTGGCGGCGCTCGGGGGGCGCGATTTTGCCGGGCATGTGCTGGCGGATGCGGGGGACGCCGAGAGTGAGCAGGGACTGCGCTATGAGGCGTTTATCGCGCCGTTGATTGCGGCGGTGCAGGAGTTGGCGCGGCGGGTAGAGGTGTTGGAAAAAGGCAAGGATACCCCCACCTAG
- a CDS encoding VOC family protein — MKPSISIITVGVDDLERAFTFYRALFDITDEQIGAGEDHVAFFFNDNFSFVLFPREQIAQTAGKDVAIAGTPGFVLSHQAASPAEVDDILRKVLIAGGAIITDGTQSEWGYSAYFEDSEGNVWELMAQPPAN; from the coding sequence ATGAAGCCATCGATTTCCATCATCACCGTCGGGGTCGACGACCTGGAGCGCGCCTTCACCTTCTATCGCGCGCTGTTCGACATTACCGACGAACAGATCGGCGCCGGCGAAGATCACGTCGCGTTCTTTTTCAACGACAACTTCTCCTTCGTGCTGTTCCCCCGCGAGCAGATCGCCCAAACGGCCGGCAAGGATGTCGCCATCGCCGGCACGCCGGGCTTCGTGCTCAGCCACCAGGCCGCCAGCCCCGCCGAAGTCGACGACATCCTGCGCAAGGTTTTGATCGCCGGCGGCGCCATCATCACCGACGGCACGCAATCGGAATGGGGCTATTCGGCGTATTTCGAGGATAGCGAAGGCAATGTCTGGGAACTGATGGCACAGCCACCGGCGAACTAG
- a CDS encoding ABC transporter ATP-binding protein: MIVTTEVTKKYGDSCVVDGVTLNLPKGGITSIIGPNGAGKSTLLSMVSRLMSMDKGSVTIDGLDVTKTASDVLAKRLSILRQENHMTARLTVHDLVSFGRYPYSKGRLTVEDKVHIDNAIGYLNLNELSGRFLDELSGGQRQRAFVAMVLCQDTDYVLLDEPLNNLDMKHAMGMMKMLRKASDELGKTVVLVLHDINFASWYSDYIVAMKDGKVAAQGTATEMIVPSVLADIYEMDIKVHEIGGQRISVYYG; this comes from the coding sequence ATGATCGTCACCACCGAGGTCACCAAGAAATACGGCGATAGCTGTGTGGTCGATGGCGTCACGCTGAACCTGCCAAAGGGCGGCATCACCTCGATTATCGGCCCCAATGGCGCCGGAAAATCGACGCTGCTGTCCATGGTCAGCCGCCTGATGAGCATGGACAAGGGCAGCGTCACCATTGACGGGCTCGACGTCACCAAGACCGCCAGCGACGTGCTCGCCAAGCGCCTGTCGATCCTGCGCCAGGAAAACCACATGACGGCGCGCCTGACCGTCCATGATCTGGTGAGCTTTGGCCGTTACCCCTATTCCAAGGGTCGCCTGACGGTCGAAGACAAAGTCCATATCGACAATGCCATCGGCTATCTCAACCTCAATGAACTGTCTGGCCGGTTCCTCGATGAGCTCTCCGGCGGCCAGCGCCAGCGCGCTTTCGTTGCCATGGTGCTGTGTCAGGACACCGACTATGTGCTGCTCGACGAGCCGCTCAACAATCTCGACATGAAGCATGCCATGGGCATGATGAAAATGCTGCGCAAAGCCTCGGACGAGCTGGGCAAGACCGTCGTGCTGGTGCTGCACGACATCAATTTCGCATCCTGGTATTCCGATTACATCGTCGCCATGAAAGACGGCAAAGTCGCCGCGCAAGGCACCGCCACCGAAATGATCGTTCCTTCGGTTCTGGCCGATATCTACGAAATGGACATCAAGGTCCACGAAATCGGTGGCCAGCGGATCAGCGTCTATTACGGCTAG
- a CDS encoding iron chelate uptake ABC transporter family permease subunit, whose product MPVKLSRPALVLIILTIVAVISVVCFMTLGAKGSWSFVLSFRGKKLLGLILVAYAVAVSTVLFQTVTNNRILTPSIMGFDALYVLIKTGMVFFFGIGALISIDTQFQFVLEVAVMVVFALILFRWLFLGEERSLHLLVLVGIVFGILFRSISSLMQRMLDPGAFNVLQDTMYASFATTDPTLLGISCIIVLAVSAIGWRIMHTYDVLGLGRSQAINLGVDYKRTVVIILALIAVLVSVSTALVGPITFFGLLVATLAHSLVGNSRHKYVLPASVLLAIICLVGGQTLLERVFEFDTALSIIIEFLGGIVFIFLVLRRSAR is encoded by the coding sequence ATGCCAGTTAAACTCTCCCGGCCGGCGCTGGTCCTGATCATCCTGACCATCGTCGCGGTGATCTCGGTCGTCTGTTTCATGACGCTGGGCGCCAAGGGCAGCTGGAGCTTCGTGCTGTCGTTCCGCGGCAAGAAACTGCTCGGCCTGATCCTTGTCGCCTATGCGGTGGCGGTCTCGACCGTGCTGTTCCAGACCGTCACCAATAATCGTATCCTGACGCCCTCGATCATGGGCTTTGACGCGCTCTATGTGCTGATCAAGACCGGCATGGTGTTCTTCTTTGGCATCGGCGCGCTGATCTCAATCGATACCCAGTTCCAGTTCGTGCTCGAAGTCGCCGTCATGGTGGTGTTCGCGCTGATCCTGTTCCGCTGGCTGTTTCTGGGTGAGGAGCGGAGCCTGCACCTGCTGGTGCTGGTTGGCATCGTTTTTGGCATCCTGTTCCGCTCGATCAGCAGCCTGATGCAGCGCATGCTCGATCCCGGCGCGTTCAACGTGCTGCAGGACACCATGTATGCCAGCTTTGCCACCACCGATCCGACGCTGCTGGGCATATCCTGCATCATCGTGCTGGCCGTCAGCGCTATCGGCTGGCGCATCATGCACACCTATGACGTGCTCGGCCTCGGCCGCTCGCAGGCGATCAATCTGGGCGTGGATTACAAGCGCACCGTGGTCATCATTCTGGCGCTGATTGCGGTACTGGTCTCGGTATCGACGGCGCTGGTCGGGCCGATCACCTTCTTTGGCCTGCTGGTGGCAACGCTGGCCCATTCGCTGGTCGGCAATAGCCGCCACAAATATGTGCTGCCTGCCTCGGTGTTGCTGGCCATCATCTGCCTGGTCGGTGGCCAGACCCTGCTCGAACGCGTCTTCGAGTTCGACACCGCCCTTTCGATCATCATCGAGTTCCTCGGTGGCATCGTATTCATATTCCTAGTGTTGCGGAGATCGGCCCGATGA
- a CDS encoding iron chelate uptake ABC transporter family permease subunit, translated as MRYLVIAIFVTLGLAIVSLFVGVSDVSIASLLSSSAEDRPMQVLLISRIPRTLAILLAGASMAIAGLVMQMVVRNRFVEPSTAGTTESASLGFLVATIFVPGWPLMGKMLISAAFALAGTALFLRVLRAVPLRDVLLVPLVGIMLGGVIGSLTSFFAYRMGFNASLMAWSMGDFSGVLRGRYELLWLGLVCCVIAYIAADRFTVAGMGRDFTTNLGLNHKHVMILGLIIVSIVSAVVLVSVGSIPFLGLIIPNIVSLTVGDNMRRTVPWVAVGGAAFVMICDIVGRLIRYPYEIPISVVVGVVGSVIFLYLLLRTRRHAS; from the coding sequence TTGCGATATCTGGTCATAGCCATCTTCGTCACCCTCGGGTTGGCGATTGTCAGTCTCTTTGTCGGGGTGAGCGATGTTTCAATCGCCTCCCTGCTGTCATCCAGTGCCGAAGATCGGCCGATGCAGGTGCTGTTGATCAGCCGCATCCCGCGCACCCTTGCCATTTTGCTGGCCGGCGCCTCGATGGCCATTGCCGGCCTCGTCATGCAGATGGTGGTGCGCAACCGCTTCGTCGAGCCATCGACCGCCGGCACCACGGAATCGGCGAGCCTCGGCTTTCTGGTCGCCACCATTTTCGTGCCCGGTTGGCCCTTGATGGGCAAGATGCTGATCTCCGCGGCATTTGCCCTGGCCGGTACGGCGCTATTTTTGCGCGTGCTGCGCGCCGTGCCCCTACGCGATGTGCTGCTGGTGCCACTGGTCGGCATCATGCTGGGCGGCGTCATCGGTTCGCTCACCTCGTTTTTCGCCTATCGCATGGGTTTCAATGCCTCGCTGATGGCCTGGAGCATGGGCGATTTCTCGGGCGTGCTGCGTGGCCGCTATGAGCTGCTTTGGCTCGGGCTGGTCTGCTGCGTCATCGCCTATATCGCCGCTGATCGTTTCACCGTCGCCGGCATGGGCCGCGACTTCACCACCAATCTGGGCCTCAACCACAAGCATGTGATGATCCTGGGCCTGATCATTGTCTCCATCGTCAGTGCGGTTGTGTTGGTATCGGTCGGTTCGATCCCGTTCCTGGGTCTGATCATTCCCAACATCGTCAGCCTGACCGTCGGCGACAACATGCGCCGCACCGTGCCCTGGGTGGCCGTGGGGGGCGCCGCGTTCGTCATGATCTGCGACATCGTCGGCCGCCTGATCCGCTACCCCTACGAAATCCCGATCAGCGTCGTGGTCGGTGTCGTGGGCAGCGTGATCTTCCTCTACCTGTTGCTGCGGACCCGTCGCCATGCCAGTTAA
- a CDS encoding ABC transporter substrate-binding protein has protein sequence MKLTRTPALFAALVAGAVSFSAMTAVAQDKVITHPQGETTISGVPAKVLVQDWASFDNLAALGIPVAGVPASNAPGYLAGDVPADALKIGSLFEPDFEGIAASESDVYFVSGRSAKAYETAKDILPTVDLSVNNGAIIGGLEANLRTLGEIFDVEDKANELIATLDAKVAEVKAAAEGKGNAIVIVTNAGKLGVYGADSRVSWIYNEIGMPSALAAVKDGDHGGDAVTFEFLLELNPDWVFVVDRDAGTGESAGAAAALLDNELFNQTKAAQEGHVVYVDPQAAYITMNGYTGITLMLDEVLAALNS, from the coding sequence GTGAAGCTCACCCGTACCCCCGCACTGTTCGCCGCCCTTGTTGCCGGCGCCGTTTCCTTCAGCGCCATGACTGCCGTGGCGCAGGACAAGGTCATCACCCACCCACAGGGCGAAACGACGATTTCCGGCGTTCCGGCCAAGGTGCTGGTGCAGGATTGGGCCTCGTTCGACAACCTCGCTGCACTGGGTATTCCAGTCGCCGGCGTGCCAGCATCCAATGCTCCAGGCTATCTCGCTGGCGACGTGCCAGCCGACGCCCTCAAGATCGGTTCGCTGTTCGAGCCAGACTTTGAAGGCATCGCAGCGTCGGAATCGGACGTCTATTTCGTCTCTGGTCGTTCGGCCAAGGCCTACGAAACCGCCAAGGACATCCTCCCAACCGTCGACCTGTCGGTCAACAATGGCGCCATCATCGGTGGTCTCGAAGCCAACCTGCGGACGCTGGGCGAGATCTTCGATGTCGAAGACAAGGCCAATGAGCTGATCGCAACGCTCGATGCCAAGGTTGCCGAAGTCAAAGCCGCTGCCGAAGGCAAGGGCAATGCCATCGTCATCGTCACCAATGCCGGCAAGCTCGGCGTTTACGGCGCCGATTCGCGCGTCTCCTGGATCTACAACGAAATCGGCATGCCTTCGGCTCTGGCCGCAGTGAAGGACGGCGATCACGGCGGCGATGCCGTTACGTTCGAATTCCTGCTCGAACTGAACCCTGATTGGGTCTTTGTGGTCGACCGCGATGCCGGCACCGGCGAAAGCGCTGGCGCCGCTGCAGCCCTGCTCGACAACGAGCTGTTCAACCAGACCAAGGCCGCTCAGGAAGGCCATGTCGTCTACGTTGATCCACAGGCCGCCTACATCACAATGAACGGCTATACCGGCATCACCCTGATGCTTGACGAAGTTCTGGCAGCGCTCAACAGCTAA
- a CDS encoding SCO family protein: MAALKTVRVWLWVAVAVIGAGAIGATFLLRQPAQPVASTFGTATFNLVDQNGNPVDQTMFVGHPSALFFGFTHCPEVCPTTLAEMSAWFETLGDEGKNLHAYFVTIDPERDTPAILSDYVSWVSNRITGVTGTPDQIAAIAKGWGVYYAKVPLEDGDYTMDHTASVFLLDSKGQFQGTIAYREDNATAIGKLRNLLAKS, encoded by the coding sequence ATGGCCGCTCTCAAGACTGTTCGTGTCTGGCTCTGGGTTGCGGTTGCCGTGATTGGCGCCGGCGCAATCGGCGCCACCTTCCTGCTGCGCCAGCCTGCCCAGCCCGTTGCCAGCACCTTTGGCACCGCGACATTCAACCTTGTCGACCAGAACGGCAATCCGGTCGACCAGACCATGTTTGTCGGCCATCCTTCGGCGCTGTTTTTCGGTTTCACCCATTGCCCCGAAGTGTGCCCGACGACGCTCGCCGAAATGAGCGCCTGGTTTGAAACGCTTGGCGACGAAGGCAAGAACCTCCACGCCTATTTCGTCACTATCGACCCCGAGCGCGACACCCCCGCAATCCTGTCGGACTATGTCAGCTGGGTCAGCAACCGCATCACCGGCGTCACCGGTACGCCAGACCAGATCGCGGCCATCGCCAAGGGCTGGGGCGTCTATTACGCCAAGGTGCCGCTCGAAGACGGCGACTACACCATGGACCACACCGCCTCGGTTTTCCTGCTCGATTCCAAGGGCCAGTTCCAGGGCACCATCGCCTATCGCGAAGACAATGCGACGGCCATCGGTAAGCTGCGCAATCTGCTGGCCAAGTCCTGA
- a CDS encoding copper chaperone PCu(A)C, translating to MIRFAHAALAAALLIATPAFSQDNVIHQGALNISGAFSRATLPNAPVGGGFMTIENTGTEADRLVSVSSDVAADAQIHEMALQNDIMKMRHLSDGIEIGAGETVVLSPGGYHIMFMKLKQPFVLGETVNVTLNFEKAGSVEVPLTVESTAADAPTPAGHNH from the coding sequence ATGATCCGTTTTGCCCATGCTGCCCTTGCTGCAGCTCTGCTTATCGCAACGCCTGCCTTCTCCCAGGACAATGTCATCCATCAGGGTGCGCTCAATATCTCGGGCGCCTTTTCGCGCGCCACCCTGCCCAATGCCCCGGTCGGCGGTGGCTTCATGACCATCGAAAATACCGGCACTGAAGCCGACCGTCTCGTGTCGGTCAGCTCCGACGTCGCCGCCGATGCGCAGATCCACGAAATGGCGCTGCAGAACGACATCATGAAGATGCGCCATCTGTCCGATGGCATCGAGATCGGCGCCGGCGAAACCGTCGTGTTGTCGCCGGGCGGCTACCACATCATGTTCATGAAGCTCAAACAGCCCTTCGTGCTCGGCGAGACCGTCAACGTGACGCTGAATTTTGAAAAAGCCGGCTCGGTGGAGGTGCCGCTGACGGTTGAATCGACCGCCGCCGATGCGCCAACCCCTGCAGGACACAATCACTGA
- a CDS encoding LysR family transcriptional regulator has translation MAPFDSVTARLILLLAETGSIGRAAEREGIASSAVSRRVSDLESRLGVVLFDRSAQGVRLTTAGEAYAEGCRTVLRAIADLDAVMADFSTGQRGSLRLACTSSALTGRLPELLARYAKRHSGIDLDIQEMGAAKALLALDEGRADIAIVSDHYDFTRFEIKPFEDDRVWVLAPPDHALAGEIEPRRDIGFDRVTDYPIVGIHHAGSLDRLVGEAARKMGKPLVENVRVESFPALVRMVEAGFGIGFLRSTSLHLLAGTDLVCAPLGEPWALRQLLVARRKSTPLSAAMKSFIALCSETYVPSI, from the coding sequence ATGGCACCTTTCGACAGCGTCACGGCACGCCTCATCCTGCTATTGGCCGAAACCGGCTCGATTGGCCGCGCCGCCGAGCGCGAGGGCATAGCCTCGTCTGCCGTGAGCCGGCGCGTCTCCGATCTCGAAAGCCGTCTCGGCGTGGTGCTGTTTGATCGCTCGGCGCAGGGCGTGCGCCTGACCACTGCTGGCGAAGCCTATGCCGAGGGCTGCCGCACGGTGTTGCGCGCCATCGCCGATCTCGATGCCGTCATGGCCGATTTCAGCACCGGCCAGCGCGGCAGCCTGCGTCTGGCCTGCACCAGTTCCGCTTTGACCGGTCGCTTGCCTGAACTGCTGGCGCGTTACGCCAAGCGCCACAGCGGCATCGACCTCGACATTCAGGAAATGGGCGCGGCGAAGGCGTTGTTGGCACTGGACGAGGGCCGCGCCGATATCGCCATCGTCTCGGACCACTATGATTTCACCCGGTTCGAGATCAAACCCTTCGAGGATGATCGCGTCTGGGTGCTGGCGCCGCCTGATCATGCGCTGGCCGGCGAAATCGAGCCACGTCGCGATATCGGTTTTGACCGCGTCACCGACTATCCCATCGTCGGTATTCACCACGCCGGATCGCTCGATCGGCTGGTGGGTGAAGCTGCGCGCAAGATGGGCAAGCCGCTGGTCGAAAATGTGCGGGTTGAAAGCTTTCCGGCGCTGGTGCGCATGGTCGAAGCCGGTTTCGGTATAGGTTTCCTGCGCTCGACGAGCCTGCATCTGCTCGCGGGCACCGACCTTGTCTGCGCCCCGCTCGGCGAGCCATGGGCCCTGCGCCAATTGCTGGTCGCCCGCCGTAAATCAACGCCCCTGTCGGCCGCCATGAAAAGCTTCATCGCGCTGTGCAGCGAGACGTACGTTCCGAGCATATAA
- a CDS encoding sulfite exporter TauE/SafE family protein — protein sequence MTLLVSAALIVAVFLTSTLSGVFGMAGGLVLLAILLAVLPVGTAIAVQGMIQIIANGSRAWFSRHHINWRSLGFIIMGLMTAALLLYLLRYTPDLMTVYIAIGMMPILVWIPRSWLQLDANKPHHAFVCGMLGGGLNLAVGVSGPTVDVFFIRTDMDRRAIIATKSATQVISHLSKVLFYWQATMVLSGSEWIWVAVAGPFAIAGTSLGHWILQRLTDANFKRWTRWVVTAIGIFYLSRGIALAFGA from the coding sequence ATGACCCTGCTAGTGTCCGCCGCGCTGATCGTGGCGGTTTTCCTGACGAGCACGCTATCGGGCGTTTTTGGCATGGCGGGCGGGCTGGTCCTGCTGGCCATCCTGCTCGCTGTTTTGCCGGTCGGCACCGCCATTGCCGTGCAGGGCATGATCCAGATCATCGCCAATGGCTCGCGCGCCTGGTTCTCGCGCCACCACATCAACTGGCGCAGCCTGGGCTTCATCATCATGGGTCTGATGACGGCCGCTTTGCTGTTGTATCTGCTGCGCTATACGCCCGATCTGATGACGGTCTATATCGCCATCGGCATGATGCCGATCCTGGTCTGGATTCCGCGCTCGTGGCTGCAGCTTGATGCCAATAAGCCCCACCATGCCTTTGTCTGCGGCATGCTGGGTGGTGGGCTCAATCTGGCGGTGGGTGTGTCGGGGCCGACCGTCGATGTTTTCTTTATCCGCACCGATATGGACCGCCGCGCCATCATCGCCACCAAGTCGGCGACGCAGGTCATCTCCCATCTCTCCAAAGTGCTGTTCTACTGGCAGGCCACCATGGTGCTGTCGGGATCGGAATGGATCTGGGTCGCGGTGGCCGGTCCTTTTGCCATCGCTGGCACCAGTCTGGGCCACTGGATCCTGCAGCGGCTGACCGACGCCAATTTCAAACGCTGGACGCGCTGGGTCGTGACGGCCATCGGTATTTTCTATCTTTCGCGCGGCATCGCCTTGGCTTTCGGCGCGTGA